In the genome of Doryrhamphus excisus isolate RoL2022-K1 chromosome 11, RoL_Dexc_1.0, whole genome shotgun sequence, one region contains:
- the LOC131138576 gene encoding LIM domain kinase 1-like isoform X2, with amino-acid sequence MSRRDQRFRRGMKGRCCDCGCILSHWYYEKDGQLYCKKHYWERYGEHCQGCKETLATGLVMVAGEQKYHPECFTCIKCQMFIGDGDTYTLVERSQLFCGHCFSQGAATLPSSPIKSPHMVALVSLPPQTGGHRGLTVTTDLSQETGPLVTVTALDSEALGPDLLSSVHIGDHILEVNLVIQDTSKPLQLTVEHNPQSMKSTKVQEEKLASTHALPKLEEEPGSEGEAYESIRTSLPSPQNQGTMGMRSRHILRSCSIEKCSLLPGALTLLSQKRDMVRSESLRTDAGDRTHRIFRPSDLIHGEVLGRGFFGQAVKVTHQETGEVMVMKELIRFDEETQKTFLKEVKVMRCLDHPNVLKFIGLFYKDKRIHLVSEYIQGGTLRKTITTMDKNFSWSVRVSYAKDIAAGMAYLHSMNVIHRDLNSHNCLVKENQSVVVADFGLARLVRDEKNWKRTSSLEQPPKGMLSELRKPDRRKRYTVVGNPYWMAPEMIRGKSYDERVDVFSFGIMICEIIGRVSADPDYLPRNKDFGLNVAAFIENYQPAECPLTFLPLAALCCDLDADKRPAFSKLEEWLENLLMHIDIGLPLLSELGQLCRTFWKNQNQNTVLDCHSQNQSPPPERSGPIHTSPSNANNHTEIHCLPQNQEQTSTPPDQADSGHTHLSKAYQEEKANTRQMCCLSANSLSVSDTSENDGHDPSGQNQLKPLQPPKTDSTSPGLSSKTGRVCKALWNTTTENDSSL; translated from the exons ATGTCGCGGCGGGACCAGAGGTTTCGAAGAGGGATGAAAGGACG GTGCTGCGACTGTGGGTGCATCCTGTCTCACTGGTACTACGAAAAAGATGGACAACTCTACTGCAAGAAGCACTACTGGGAACGTTATGGAGAACACTGCCAGGGATGCAAGGAGACTCTTGCCACAGGACTCGTGATG GTCGCTGGAGAGCAAAAATACCACCCCGAATGCTTCACCTGCATTAAGTGTCAAATGTTCATTGGAGATGGAGACACCTACACACTTGTAGAACGTTCTCAACTCTTTTG TGGCCACTGTTTCAGTCAGGGTGCAGCAACATTACCGTCATCACCCATCAAGAGCCCCCACATGGTGGCGCTAGTGTCACTTCCTCCACAAACAGGTGGCCATCGAGGGCTGACCGTCACCACTGATCTCAGCCAGGAGACTGGCCCTCTCGTTACTGTGACGGC GCTAGACTCAGAAGCCCTCGGCCCTGACCTGCTGTCCTCTGTCCACATTGGGGACCACATCCTGGAG GTAAACCTTGTGATCCAGGACACTAGCAAACCACTACAGCTTACAGTTGAACACAATCCACAGTCCATGAAGTCAACTAAAGTTCAGGAAGAAAAACTGGCTTCGACACACGCACTGCCAAAACTGGAGGAGGAGCCTGGATCAGAGGGGGAGGCATATGAATCAATCAGAACAAGTCTCCCCTCGCCTCAGAACCAAGGAACCATGGGAATGCGATCCAGACACATCCT GCGGAGCTGTAGCATCGAAAAGTGCTCCTTGTTGCCTGGAGCGCTGACACTCCTATCCCAAAAGAGGGACATGGTTCGATCTGAGTCCCTGCGCACTGATGCCGGAGATCGAACCCATCGTATCTTCAGGCCATCAGACCTTATACACGGAGAGGTGCTTGGCAGGGGCTTCTTCGGACAGGCTGTCAAG GTGACACATCAGGAGACAGGAGAGGTGATGGTGATGAAAGAGTTGATACGTTTTGATGAAGAGACACAGAAGACCTTCCTGAAGGAG GTGAAGGTGATGCGCTGTCTGGACCACCCTAATGTTCTTAAGTTCATTGGACTCTTTTACAAAGACAAGCGGATACACTTGGTCTCAGAGTACATCCAGGGAGGAACGCTCAGAAAGACCATCACCACGATG GACAAGAATTTCTCATGGAGTGTAAGAGTGAGTTATGCCAAGGACATTGCAGCTGGAATG GCTTATTTACACTCCATGAATGTCATCCACCGAGATTTAAACTCACACAACTGCCTGGTCAAAGAG AATCAGTCTGTAGTGGTGGCAGACTTTGGGCTCGCACGTTTGGTGAGGGATGAGAAGAACTGGAAAAGAACATCTTCTCTGGAACAACCTCCAAAGGGGATGTTGTCGGAGCTCCGTAAACCCGACCGTAGGAAGCGCTACACAGTGGTGGGGAACCCCTACTGGATGGCCCCCGAGATGATCCGTG GGAAAAGCTATGATGAACGAGTGGACGTCTTTTCCTTTGGAATCATGATCTGTGAG ATCATAGGCAGAGTGAGCGCCGACCCGGACTACCTTCCACGGAATAAAGACTTTGGGCTGAATGTTGCTGCTTTCATTGAGAATTACCAGCCTGCAGAGTGCCCTTTGACCTTCCTGCCATTGGCTGCTCTCTGCTGTGACCTGGATGCTGACAAGCG GCCTGCCTTTTCAAAGCTGGAGGAGTGGCTGGAAAACTTGTTGATGCACATCGACATCGGCCTGCCTCTTCTCTCAGAGTTAGGGCAGCTCTGCAGAACCTTCTGGAAGAACCAAAACCAGAACACAGTACTTGACTGCCACAGCCAAAACCAATCTCCACCTCCAGAGAGGTCCGGTCCCATACATACTTCCCCAAGCAATGCAAACAACCACACTGAGATACATTGCCTTCCTCAAAATCAGGAACAAACGAGCACACCTCCTGACCAGGCGGACAGTGGCCACACACACCTCAGCAAAGCGTATCaggaagaaaaagcaaacaCTAGGCAGATGTGCTGCTTATCTGcaaacagtttatcagtgtcggACACTTCTGAAAACGATGGACATGACCCCTCAGGACAAAACCAACTCAAACCTCTACAACCCCCAAAGACCGACAGCACATCTCCAGGACTGTCCAGCAAGACCGGAAGGGTCTGCAAAGCTTTGTGGAACACAACCACAGAGAACGACTCTTCACTATGA
- the LOC131138576 gene encoding LIM domain kinase 1-like isoform X1, which translates to MSRRDQRFRRGMKGRCCDCGCILSHWYYEKDGQLYCKKHYWERYGEHCQGCKETLATGLVMVAGEQKYHPECFTCIKCQMFIGDGDTYTLVERSQLFCGHCFSQGAATLPSSPIKSPHMVALVSLPPQTGGHRGLTVTTDLSQETGPLVTVTALDSEALGPDLLSSVHIGDHILEVNGISVHSVCPNEVNLVIQDTSKPLQLTVEHNPQSMKSTKVQEEKLASTHALPKLEEEPGSEGEAYESIRTSLPSPQNQGTMGMRSRHILRSCSIEKCSLLPGALTLLSQKRDMVRSESLRTDAGDRTHRIFRPSDLIHGEVLGRGFFGQAVKVTHQETGEVMVMKELIRFDEETQKTFLKEVKVMRCLDHPNVLKFIGLFYKDKRIHLVSEYIQGGTLRKTITTMDKNFSWSVRVSYAKDIAAGMAYLHSMNVIHRDLNSHNCLVKENQSVVVADFGLARLVRDEKNWKRTSSLEQPPKGMLSELRKPDRRKRYTVVGNPYWMAPEMIRGKSYDERVDVFSFGIMICEIIGRVSADPDYLPRNKDFGLNVAAFIENYQPAECPLTFLPLAALCCDLDADKRPAFSKLEEWLENLLMHIDIGLPLLSELGQLCRTFWKNQNQNTVLDCHSQNQSPPPERSGPIHTSPSNANNHTEIHCLPQNQEQTSTPPDQADSGHTHLSKAYQEEKANTRQMCCLSANSLSVSDTSENDGHDPSGQNQLKPLQPPKTDSTSPGLSSKTGRVCKALWNTTTENDSSL; encoded by the exons ATGTCGCGGCGGGACCAGAGGTTTCGAAGAGGGATGAAAGGACG GTGCTGCGACTGTGGGTGCATCCTGTCTCACTGGTACTACGAAAAAGATGGACAACTCTACTGCAAGAAGCACTACTGGGAACGTTATGGAGAACACTGCCAGGGATGCAAGGAGACTCTTGCCACAGGACTCGTGATG GTCGCTGGAGAGCAAAAATACCACCCCGAATGCTTCACCTGCATTAAGTGTCAAATGTTCATTGGAGATGGAGACACCTACACACTTGTAGAACGTTCTCAACTCTTTTG TGGCCACTGTTTCAGTCAGGGTGCAGCAACATTACCGTCATCACCCATCAAGAGCCCCCACATGGTGGCGCTAGTGTCACTTCCTCCACAAACAGGTGGCCATCGAGGGCTGACCGTCACCACTGATCTCAGCCAGGAGACTGGCCCTCTCGTTACTGTGACGGC GCTAGACTCAGAAGCCCTCGGCCCTGACCTGCTGTCCTCTGTCCACATTGGGGACCACATCCTGGAGGTCAATGGCATCTCCGTCCACAGCGTTTGCCCTAATGAA GTAAACCTTGTGATCCAGGACACTAGCAAACCACTACAGCTTACAGTTGAACACAATCCACAGTCCATGAAGTCAACTAAAGTTCAGGAAGAAAAACTGGCTTCGACACACGCACTGCCAAAACTGGAGGAGGAGCCTGGATCAGAGGGGGAGGCATATGAATCAATCAGAACAAGTCTCCCCTCGCCTCAGAACCAAGGAACCATGGGAATGCGATCCAGACACATCCT GCGGAGCTGTAGCATCGAAAAGTGCTCCTTGTTGCCTGGAGCGCTGACACTCCTATCCCAAAAGAGGGACATGGTTCGATCTGAGTCCCTGCGCACTGATGCCGGAGATCGAACCCATCGTATCTTCAGGCCATCAGACCTTATACACGGAGAGGTGCTTGGCAGGGGCTTCTTCGGACAGGCTGTCAAG GTGACACATCAGGAGACAGGAGAGGTGATGGTGATGAAAGAGTTGATACGTTTTGATGAAGAGACACAGAAGACCTTCCTGAAGGAG GTGAAGGTGATGCGCTGTCTGGACCACCCTAATGTTCTTAAGTTCATTGGACTCTTTTACAAAGACAAGCGGATACACTTGGTCTCAGAGTACATCCAGGGAGGAACGCTCAGAAAGACCATCACCACGATG GACAAGAATTTCTCATGGAGTGTAAGAGTGAGTTATGCCAAGGACATTGCAGCTGGAATG GCTTATTTACACTCCATGAATGTCATCCACCGAGATTTAAACTCACACAACTGCCTGGTCAAAGAG AATCAGTCTGTAGTGGTGGCAGACTTTGGGCTCGCACGTTTGGTGAGGGATGAGAAGAACTGGAAAAGAACATCTTCTCTGGAACAACCTCCAAAGGGGATGTTGTCGGAGCTCCGTAAACCCGACCGTAGGAAGCGCTACACAGTGGTGGGGAACCCCTACTGGATGGCCCCCGAGATGATCCGTG GGAAAAGCTATGATGAACGAGTGGACGTCTTTTCCTTTGGAATCATGATCTGTGAG ATCATAGGCAGAGTGAGCGCCGACCCGGACTACCTTCCACGGAATAAAGACTTTGGGCTGAATGTTGCTGCTTTCATTGAGAATTACCAGCCTGCAGAGTGCCCTTTGACCTTCCTGCCATTGGCTGCTCTCTGCTGTGACCTGGATGCTGACAAGCG GCCTGCCTTTTCAAAGCTGGAGGAGTGGCTGGAAAACTTGTTGATGCACATCGACATCGGCCTGCCTCTTCTCTCAGAGTTAGGGCAGCTCTGCAGAACCTTCTGGAAGAACCAAAACCAGAACACAGTACTTGACTGCCACAGCCAAAACCAATCTCCACCTCCAGAGAGGTCCGGTCCCATACATACTTCCCCAAGCAATGCAAACAACCACACTGAGATACATTGCCTTCCTCAAAATCAGGAACAAACGAGCACACCTCCTGACCAGGCGGACAGTGGCCACACACACCTCAGCAAAGCGTATCaggaagaaaaagcaaacaCTAGGCAGATGTGCTGCTTATCTGcaaacagtttatcagtgtcggACACTTCTGAAAACGATGGACATGACCCCTCAGGACAAAACCAACTCAAACCTCTACAACCCCCAAAGACCGACAGCACATCTCCAGGACTGTCCAGCAAGACCGGAAGGGTCTGCAAAGCTTTGTGGAACACAACCACAGAGAACGACTCTTCACTATGA
- the LOC131138270 gene encoding uncharacterized protein LOC131138270 yields the protein MFYCALPEGVPRGDTPGEGEGEGGLDRFGTGGRLTGVEGTPSSAGAAGGVSGGIRGTGRGGGPATGTGLGPGGTAAAVGTTQKPSKAYNPDGTKVGALPDGVGGGTGIFGGGPGGVGTGAGVGGQGPGGVGFGPGAAGGGPGGVGFGPGAAGGGPGGVGFGPGAAGGGPGGVGFGPGAAGGGPGGVGFGPGAAGGGPGGVGTGTGAVGGGPGGVGFGPGAVGGGRTGPGTVGAGPGGVGLGPGGMVPGGGAGPAKPGKSYGAGGAGALPGGGVRFPTGAGVGQGGKPGKTYGAFGAGSQGGVGAGGYGGPGGVGAGTGGYGTGLGGYGPGQGGYSTGPGSYGAKTGSKGAGGGPNGAGTLGVGAAGVGPGGLGGGGVGLGGGPGYTAGGLGGYGGSRYGAGKPSKSYGVGAGGNGIGPGGYGAGPGGAGSSPGGFGVGGTGPGSFGPGTAGAGIGRGGTGMGGYGPGGVATRPGLYGNGGAGQGLGIRKPLKSGYGSSSLGAPGYGNGGFGPGTGGFGPGAAGTGTNGFGPGGAGTGTVGFGPRGAGTGTGGFGPGGAGTGTGGFGPGGAGTGTGGFGPGAAGVGPGRYGPGSVGTGTGGLAPGGFRPGGAGTGTGGFKPGGATKGTGGFMPGATGMVNGGFGPGGAGTGAFGPGGAPTGTGSFGPGGFGPGGAGTGPGG from the exons ATGTTCTACTGTGCTCTACCTGAAGGAGTACCTAGAGGTGATACACCTGGTGAAGGAGAGGGGGAAGGAGGTCTTGACAGATTTGGCACAGGAGGAAGATTGACGGGGGTAGAAGGTACTCCTTCTAGTGcaggagcagcaggaggagtTTCAGGCGGCATAAGAGGAACTGGAAGAGGAGGTGGTCCTGCGACTGGAACTGGACTTGGACCAGGAGGCACAGCTGCAGCAGTAGGAACAACACAAAAACCCTCCAAAG CATACAATCCTGATGGAACCAAAGTTGGAGCTTTACCCGATGGAGTAGGGGGTGGCACTGGGATATTTGGAGGAGGTCCAGGAGGAGTTGGCACAGGAGCTGGTGTAGGTGGACAGGGTCCAGGAGGAGTCGGGTTCGGCCCTGGTGCAGCTGGAGGAGGCCCGGGAGGAGTTGGGTTTGGCCCTGGTGCAGCTGGAGGAGGCCCAGGAGGAGTTGGGTTCGGGCCTGGTGCAGCTGGAGGAGGTCCAGGAGGAGTTGGGTTCGGCCCTGGTGCAGCTGGAGGAGGTCCAGGAGGAGTTGGGTTCGGGCCTGGTGCAGCTGGAGGAGGCCCTGGAGGAGTTGGAACTGGAACTGGTGCAGTTGGAGGAGGTCCAGGAGGAGTAGGGTTCGGTCCTGGTGCAGTTGGAGGAGGTAGGACAGGACCTGGCACAGTTGGAGCAGGCCCAGGAGGAGTTGGGCTTGGGCCTGGAGGTATGGTGCCTGGCGGAGGAGCAGGTCCTGCAAAACCTGGAAAAA GTTATGgtgctggtggagctggagcaTTACCAGGTGGAG GTGTACGCTTTCCGACAGGGGCTGGAGTAGGACAAGGAGGAAAACCAGGCAAAA CATATGGGGCTTTTGGAGCAGGAAGCCAAGGTGGAGTTGGTGCTGGTGGCTATGGTGGTCCTGGAGGGGTTGGTGCTGGCACTGGAGGATATGGCACAGGACTGGGGGGTTATGGACCCGGACAAGGAGGTTATAGTACTGGACCTGGCAGCTATGGGGCCAAAACAGGAAGCAAGGGTGCTGGTGGTGGTCCTAATGGAGCTGGGACCCTTGGAGTTGGAGCCGCTGGAGTTGGTCCTGGAGGTTTAGGAGGTGGAGGAGTTGGTTTAGGCGGAGGACCAGGTTATACTGCTGGTGGACTGGGGGGATATGGCG GTTCAAGATATGGCGCTGGAAAACCATCAAAAA GTTATGGGGTAGGAGCCGGTGGTAATGGAATTGGACCAGGTGGCTATGGAGCTGGACCAGGTGGAGCAGGTTCCAGTCCAGGAGGTTTTGGAGTAGGTGGCACTGGACCTGGCAGTTTTGGACCTGGCACCGCAGGAGCAGGAATAGGTCGTGGCGGAACTGGAATGGGTGGCTATGGACCAGGTGGTGTTGCCACAAGACCTGGCCTCTATGGGAATGGTGGAGCAGGTCAAGGACTGGGCATAAGGAAGCCACTCAAATCTG GCTATGGTTCATCCTCATTGGGTGCACCTGGGTATGGCAATGGTGGATTTGGCCCAGGAACTGGTGGCTTTGGACCAGGTGCTGCTGGTACAGGAACTAATGGCTTTGGACCAGGCGGCGCTGGCACAGGAACAGTTGGATTTGGACCACGTGGTGCTGGCACAGGGACAGGTGGATTTGGACCAGGTGGTGCTGGCACAGGAACAGGTGGATTTGGACCAGGTGGTGCTGGCACAGGAACAGGTGGATTTGGACCAGGTGCTGCCGGGGTCGGACCCGGTAGATATGGACCTGGTAGTGTTGGCACAGGAACTGGTGGCCTTGCACCTGGTGGTTTCAGACCAGGTGGTGCTGGTACAGGAACAGGTGGATTCAAGCCAGGTGGTGCTACCAAAGGAACGGGAGGCTTCATGCCAGGCGCGACAGGCATGGTAAATGGTGGATTTGGACCAGGAGGTGCTGGAACAGGTGCCTTTGGACCAGGTGGTGCCCCCACAGGAACAGGCAGCTTTGGACCAGGTGGCTTTGGTCCAGGTGGTGCCGGCACAGGACCCGGTGGC